One genomic window of Silene latifolia isolate original U9 population unplaced genomic scaffold, ASM4854445v1 scaffold_95, whole genome shotgun sequence includes the following:
- the LOC141640617 gene encoding putative carboxylesterase 11 has translation MPSVAVKLYSVFFKFLLKHRLQNITQIHNNNIDGAGGDFGVTSRPEESVAAANPVFTDGVATKDIHIDPSTSLSIRIFLPDSAVLPDGPAHLRRNSLPVTPVSSSADHQSQARRNSCANSNNTNGGPGGAAVYRGYLPKGNTTNVNRTRKMAVMLQLHGGGFVSGSNDSVANDAFCRRIAKLCDVIVVAIGYRLAPENKYPAAFEDGWKVLCWLAKQAHLAECNKSLVYNGGSNAHESKKLDGMARHSVADTFGASMVEPWLAAHADPSRCVLLGVSCGANIADYMARKAVESGKLLDPVKVVAQVLMYPFFIGSVPTHSEIKLANSYFYDKPMCVLAWKLFLPEEEFNLDHPAANPLVPNRGPPLKLMPPTLTVVAEHDWMRDRAIAYSEELRKVNVDAPVLEYKDAVHEFATLDMLLKTPQALACAEDISIWVKKYISTRGHEFSY, from the exons atGCCAAGCGTAGCAGTCAAGTTATACAGCGTCTTCTTCAAATTTCTCTTGAAGCACCGTCTTCAAAACATTACTcagattcacaataacaacatcGACGGCGCTGGAGGTGATTTCGGTGTCACATCGCGGCCTGAGGAATCGGTAGCGGCCGCAAACCCGGTATTCACCGACGGTGTCGCTACTAAAGATATCCACATTGATCCATCGACCTCCTTATCCATCCGCATCTTCCTTCCTGATTCCGCCGTCCTCCCAGACGGCCCCGCACATCTCCGTCGAAACAGCCTCCCTGTCACTCCCGTGTCCTCCTCCGCTGACCACCAATCTCAAGCACGCCGTAACAGCTGTGCCAATTCTAATAATACTAATGGTGGGCCTGGGGGTGCTGCTGTGTATAGAGGGTACTTGCCCAAAGGAAACACGACGAATGTCAATCGTACCAGGAAGATGGCGGTCATGTTGCAGTTACACGGGGGTGGCTTTGTTAGTGGGAGTAATGATTCTGTCGCCAACGATGCGTTTTGTAGGAGAATTGCCAAGTTGTGTGATGTAATTGTGGTCGCCATTGGGTATAGATTGGCGCCGGAGAATAAGTACCCGGCTGCGTTCGAGGATGGGTGGAAGGTGTTATGTTGGTTGGCTAAGCAGGCTCATTTAGCTGAATGTAATAAGTCTTTAGTCTATAATGGTGGGAGTAATGCTCATGAGAGTAAGAAGTTGGATGGTATGGCTCGACATTCCGTTGCTGATACTTTTGGTGCGTCTATGGTTGAGCCTTGGTTGGCTGCTCATGCTGATCCTTCCAG ATGTGTTCTTCTTGGAGTTAGCTGTGGTGCAAATATTGCAGATTACATGGCTAGGAAAGCCGTTGAGTCAGGGAAGCTTCTAGATCCTGTTAAGGTGGTGGCACAAGTGTTGATGTATCCATTTTTCATAGGTAGCGTCCCCACCCATTCCGAGATAAAACTAGCTAATTCATACTTCTACGATAAGCCAATGTGTGTTCTTGCATGGAAGCTCTTCCTTCCAGAAGAGGAGTTTAACCTCGACCACCCAGCAGCCAATCCCTTGGTCCCTAACCGGGGACCACCATTGAAACTTATGCCTCCGACATTGACAGTGGTGGCAGAACATGATTGGATGAGAGATCGCGCTATTGCCTACTCCGAAGAGCTGCGGAAGGTCAATGTCGACGCTCCTGTTCTCGAGTACAAAGACGCAGTCCACGAATTTGCTACGCTCGACATGCTTTTGAAAACACCACAAGCTTTGGCTTGTGCTGAAGACATTTCCATCTGGGTTAAAAAGTACATCTCGACGCGTGGTCACGAGTTTTCCTACTGA